A genomic region of Antennarius striatus isolate MH-2024 chromosome 4, ASM4005453v1, whole genome shotgun sequence contains the following coding sequences:
- the mpi gene encoding mannose-6-phosphate isomerase: MEEVRVFPLSCAVQNYAWGKFGVDSEVAQLVLGGDPLAEIDDGKPYAELWMGTHPKGDAQIKDNRIAQTTLGQWIAHFPACLGSKVKDTFLGQLPFLFKVLSVNTALSIQAHPNRELAVRLHAQFPEHYPDSNHKPEMAIALTRFQGLCGFRPVDEILGFLKAVPEFRALVGNEAVEELQSSLGDAVQTSQVLKRCFTRMMNCEKKVFVDQLNLLVKRVTEEGAAGKDTSNSNGELLLRLHSQYPGDIGCFSIYFLNHMVLEPGQAMFLGANEPHAYLYGDCVECMACSDNTVRAGLTPKYIDVNTLCEMLNYSPAPASSKIFPCVQDTSDPCVTLYDPPIPDFTVIRIQIPAAIKQYTIAPLDSASILLVIEGSATATSAAAPSDITLRRGIVLFLSANESVSLHITSQMGMTMFRACCLL; encoded by the exons ATGGAGGAAGTGAGAG tgttcCCCCTCAGCTGTGCTGTGCAGAACTACGCCTGGGGTAAATTCGGCGTGGACAGCGAGGTGGCCCAACTGGTGCTCGGTGGAGACCCACTGGCTGAGATCGACGATGGCAAGCCTTATGCTGAG CTGTGGATGGGGACTCACCCAAAAGGGGACGCCCAGATAAAAGACAACCGGATCGCCCAGACCACGTTGGGCCAATGGATCGCCCACTTCCCCGCCTGCCTGGGCTCCAAGGTCAAAGACACCTTCCTGGGACAGCTGCCCTTCCTGTTCAAAGTCCTGTCCGTCAACACGGCTCTGTCCATTCAGGCGCACCCCAACAGG GAGTTAGCCGTCCGTCTCCACGCTCAGTTTCCTGAACACTATCCGGACAGCAACCACAAGCCGGAGATGGCCATCGCCCTGACGCGCTTCCAGGGTCTGTGCGGCTTCAGACCAGTGGATGAAATCCTGGGATTCCTTAAAG CTGTCCCGGAGTTCCGCGCTCTGGTTGGGAACGAGGcggtggaggagctgcagagcagCCTGGGAGACGCAGTTCAGACCAGCCAGGTGCTGAAGAGGTGCTTCACTAGGATGATGAACTGCGAGAAGAAGGTGTTCGTGGATCAGCTCAACCTGCTGGTCAAGAGGGTCACCGAAGAGG GTGCAGCAGGTAAGGACACGTCCAATAGCAACGGGGAGCTGCTGCTCCGCCTCCACTCGCAGTACCCCGGAGACATCGGCTGCTTCTCCATCTACTTCCTCAACCACATGGTCCTGGAGCCGGGCCAGGCCATGTTCCTGGGAGCCAACGAGCCTCACGCGTATCTCTACGGAG ACTGCGTGGAGTGTATGGCGTGTTCGGACAACACGGTGAGGGCGGGGCTGACGCCCAAGTACATCGACGTGAACACGCTGTGTGAGATGCTGAACTACAGCCCCGCCCCCGCCAGCTCCAAGATCTTCCCGTGCGTCCAGGACACGTCGGATCCCTGCGTGACCCTGTATGACCCCCCGATACCGGACTTCACCGTCATCAGGATACAG ATCCCCGCCGCCATCAAGCAGTACACCATCGCCCCACTGGACAGCGCCAGCATCCTCCTGGTTATCGAAGGCAGCGCCACGGCAACCTCGGCCGCCGCCCCCTCTGACATCACGCTGAGGCGGGGCATCGTGCTCTTCCTGTCGGCCAATGAGAGCGTCTCCCTGCACATCACCTCCCAGATGGGGatgaccatgttccgcgcctgcTGCCTGCTGTAG
- the LOC137594544 gene encoding protein PML-like, giving the protein MQKSEPDRSESSQEPLVFFDLETTGLGRCCEIVQLAAVSGGHSLNLYVVPQSQVQRGASKVTGFSVFKRRLYLHRQPVRTNSLREVLVSFIAFLRMLGRPLVVGHNIRRFDCRLLARDLDRLGLRADFDSSVSGCVDTLPLAGEMLKDRRPPSLRQVNLVRELLGVDYKAHDALEDVRALQTLFSVLQPTPELILKHRFSLDSINTHLDDPPQESCRAAPQRPLSDR; this is encoded by the exons ATGCAGAAATCCGAACCGGACCGGAGTGAATCGTCTCAGGAGCCGCTGGTGTTCTTTGACCTGGAGACAACCGGACTCG GTCGTTGCTGTGAGATCGTCCAGCTGGCGGCGGTGAGCGGCGGACATTCGCTCAACCTCTACGTCGTCCCTCAGTCTCAGGTGCAGCGAGGGGCGTCCAAAGTGACCGGCTTCAGCGTCTTCAAGCGTCGACTGTACCTCCACCGGCAGCCGGTCCGGACCAACTCGCTTCGGGAGGTCCTGGTCTCCTTCATCGCGTTCCTCCGAATGCTCGGACGCCCCCTCGTCGTCGGCCACAACATCCGACGCTTCGACTGTCGGCTTCTGGCTCGAGATCTGGATCGACTGGGCCTCAGGGCCGACTTTGACTCGTCCGTTTCTGGCTGTGTTGACACTCTACCGCTGGCCGGCGAGATGCTCAAGGACCGCCGCCCCCCGAGTTTACGTCAGGTGAACCTCGTCAGGGAGCTGCTGGGTGTGGACTACAAAGCCCATGATGCTTTGGAGGATGTGCGGGCGTTACAGACACTATTCAGTGTTCTTCAGCCCACACCTGAGTTGATCCTGAAGCACAGGTTCTCCCTGGACTCCATCAACACCCACCTGGATGATCCACCCCAAGAGTCCTGCAGGGCAGCGCCACAGCGCCCCCTGTCAGACAGGTAG
- the LOC137594222 gene encoding protein PML-like: MYYEYQTKVFFDLETTGLDTKSCDVIQLSAVCGARQFNAYTVPPGILTQSATDVTGFVVSNGRLFCRGVPMKTIHLHDLLVTFMDFLRSFPRPVLLAAHNARLFDAPVLTKALKKFNLLTEFKSVVCGFLDTFLLVKNVHRGLASYSQPNLVKHFLGKSYKEHDALEDARALQDLLTRLNPTPPVINRFIYGIFCF, from the exons ATGTATTATGAATATCAAACCAAAGTTTTCTTTGACCTGGAGACTACTGGATTAG ATACTAAATCATGTGACGTCATCCAGTTGTCGGCCGTCTGTGGCGCGCGCCAGTTTAACGCCTACACCGTCCCTCCTGGCATCCTCACCCAGAGCGCCACTGACGTCACAGGCTTCGTCGTCTCCAATGGACGACTCTTTTGCCGGGGCGTACCGATGAAAACCATCCACCTTCACGACCTCCTCGTGACCTTCATGGACTTCCTGCGCTCCTTCCCGCGCCCCGTCCTGCTGGCGGCGCACAACGCGCGGCTGTTCGACGCACCGGTGCTCACCAAGGCCCTCAAGAAGTTCAACCTCCTGACTGAGTTCAAATCGGTGGTGTGTGGGTTTTTGGACACCTTCCTGCTGGTTAAGAATGTCCATCGTGGTCTGGCCAGTTATTCCCAGCCGAACCTGGTCAAACACTTCCTGGGGAAGTCCTACAAGGAGCACGACGCTCTTGAAGACGCCAGAGCGCTGCAGGATTTACTGACCCGGCTGAACCCCACCCCACCGGTCATCAACAGATTTATTTAcggcattttttgtttttaa